The Euphorbia lathyris chromosome 3, ddEupLath1.1, whole genome shotgun sequence genome contains a region encoding:
- the LOC136223403 gene encoding palmitoyl-acyl carrier protein thioesterase, chloroplastic-like, with protein sequence MANPCGILMMNKHVQAFQKTEQMKSVNKFGKDDFRQRNSGMLFKKKKNFSCMSVATEHKMVQPQQLQHQQLQHNHSPYLNSSDMLNVGRMVKGGLVYRQNLVIRSFDIGFDGKVSLTSLMSYLQDTALNHGTMMGVLADGEDLGITKEMSRNNLIWVISSLQVVLDQYPSWLDVVEVETWMYPAGSNGLGHDWIIRDTITGQTVARATSVSVLMNKKTRKLSKMTKEIREEVASHIVHCPPILDKDTHKFPKLDVHTTDFVRTGLKPGWNDLDVNQHVNNTKYINWILESVPRSLMEHHQLSGVSLKFRRECNMDNELHSLSKFVENSDPNNHNQTIELEHLLRLDNGPEIVGGRTVWKPRFANNLSKEPVFELPNMRAC encoded by the exons ATGGCAAATCCATGTGGCATACTGATGATGAACAAACATGTCCAAGCTTTTCAAAAGACAGAACAAATGAAGAGTGTGAATAAATTTGGAAAGGATGATTTTAGGCAGAGGAATTCTGGAATGCTGtttaaaaagaagaagaattttaGTTGCATGAGTGTAGCAACTGAGCACAAAATGGTGCAGCCGCAGCAGCTGCAGCACCAGCAGCTGCAGCATAATCATAGCCCTTATCTGAATTCCAGTGATATGCTTAATGTTGGAAGAATGGTTAAAGGTGGTCTTGTTTATAGGCAAAATCTTGTAATCAGATCTTTTGACATTGGCTTTGATGGCAAAGTTTCTTTAACTTCCTTGATGAGTTATTTGcag GATACTGCACTGAACCATGGAACAATGATGGGAGTATTAGCAGATGGTGAAGATTTGGGTATAACTAAAGAAATGAGTAGAAATAACTTGATTTGGGTCATCTCCTCTTTGCAAGTTGTGCTCGATCAATATCCTTCTTG GCTTGATGTTGTTGAAGTAGAGACATGGATGTATCCAGCTGGTTCAAATGGTTTAGGTCATGACTGGATTATCCGTGACACCATCACTGGCCAAACTGTGGCTCGAGCCACCag TGTATCAGTATTGATGAATAAGAAAACAAGGAAGCTCTCAAAAATGACAAAGGAAATCAGAGAAGAAGTAGCTTCTCATATAGTCCACTGTCCACCTATTCTGGATAAAGATACTCATAAATTTCCCAAACTTGATGTTCATACCACTGATTTTGTTCGTACTGGCCTGAAA CCTGGATGGAACGACCTTGATGTGAATCAACATGTTAATAACACCAAATACATTAATTGGATTCTCGAG AGTGTTCCGCGATCATTGATGGAGCATCACCAGTTGTCTGGCGTAAGTTTGAAGTTTCGGAGAGAATGTAACATGGATAACGAATTGCATTCGCTATCGAAATTTGTTGAAAATTCAGATCCTAATAACCATAATCAGACAATAGAATTAGAGCATTTGCTACGTCTTGACAACGGACCTGAAATTGTTGGAGGACGAACTGTTTGGAAACCGAGATTTGCTAATAATCTCAGCAAGGAACCAGTATTTGAACTTCCCAATATGAGAGCTTGCTGA